From Staphylococcus sp. M0911, a single genomic window includes:
- a CDS encoding transaldolase, which translates to MRQLNVEVFADGADIEEMKAAYKNKQVDGFTTNPSLMAKAGVTDYKAFAEEAVREIPDASISFEVFADDLETMEKEAEILKQYGDNVFVKIPIVTTDGTSTIPLIKALSAKQVRLNVTAVYTIEQVKEITEAVTEGVPTYVSVFAGRIADTGVDPLPLMKEAVEITHSKKGVKLLWASCRELFNVIQADEIGADIITCPADVVKKVNNNLGRDVEELSIDTVKGFAKDIQSSGLSIL; encoded by the coding sequence ATGAGACAATTAAATGTAGAGGTATTTGCTGATGGTGCAGATATCGAAGAAATGAAAGCTGCATACAAAAATAAACAAGTAGACGGATTTACGACTAATCCAAGTTTAATGGCAAAAGCTGGTGTAACAGATTATAAAGCATTTGCTGAAGAAGCAGTGAGAGAAATTCCTGATGCTTCAATTTCATTTGAAGTATTCGCAGATGATTTAGAAACAATGGAAAAAGAAGCTGAAATCTTAAAACAATATGGTGACAATGTATTTGTTAAAATTCCTATTGTTACAACGGATGGTACTTCTACCATTCCATTAATTAAAGCTTTATCAGCTAAACAAGTAAGACTAAATGTTACTGCTGTTTATACGATTGAACAAGTTAAAGAAATTACTGAAGCTGTAACAGAAGGTGTACCAACATATGTATCTGTATTCGCTGGTCGTATCGCCGACACTGGTGTAGATCCATTACCATTAATGAAAGAAGCCGTCGAAATTACACATAGTAAAAAAGGCGTTAAATTATTATGGGCTAGTTGCCGTGAATTATTTAATGTAATTCAAGCTGATGAAATTGGTGCAGATATCATTACATGTCCTGCGGATGTTGTTAAGAAGGTCAATAATAATTTAGGTAGAGATGTAGAAGAACTATCTATTGATACTGTTAAAGGTTTTGCTAAAGATATTCAAAGTTCAGGATTATCTATTTTATAA